DNA sequence from the Macrobrachium nipponense isolate FS-2020 chromosome 26, ASM1510439v2, whole genome shotgun sequence genome:
ggtggtggtggtggtgggaatTCGACTTCTAATTTAAAGATCTGATTAAAGTCAGTGTAAATATTTAACTTATAGGGCATGCAGAAAGAGGTGGGCGCTTTTAAGAATGAatctcagagaaagagagagagagaagggggaagtGAGTTGGGTGTTGGTAGGGGGGTTGGAGAGGCAatctaaaatataattttgaaagacatAATTCTGTACCTACTAAACAAATAAGCCTCAGTCCCTCCAACCTGTCAATGAAACACTTTCGAACCGACAAGATCCAAACATGACTCGTCTTCGATATCAGACGCCGATACGAAGTAAGACGTAAAATCACTCTCCTTGCCTTTCTGATCCTTAACGACTCACGacttaacacctctctctctctctctctctctctctctctctctctctctctctctctctctctctctctcaatccttgcGTCATCACCTCATCGTCTGGCTGGGCAATCGTCTCAGGTGGTTTATGATGCCCGTCTATACGAGATCGTTTATTGGTGTTATTCAGATTCATATCGTATCGTATGTCTCAAttttctcgcctctctctctctctgagggatgCCACAAATATTGTCATTCACCTCTTTTACTGATTGATATTAATTTTGACTATCCATCCATTATCTTGAGGGTTCATCTCAATTAAAACTTGTCAGGGAGAATCCACGCTTGTCAATTTATCATAAAAGTTTGTAGGTCGTAAATTCGCTTTATCTCGGCTATTGAAGATTTATTTTCCCTCAGTCGTCCATGTTTGGAAAATCACTCACGTATTTGGTGAGCTTCATCATTATGACTCCCTCTCTGGCAGGACTTGACCTTGCACTGACCTGTGACCctaacctttgttttttttttcccctccactACAATgtggctgctttttttttttttttttttttttttttttatggattctaTTTCAGCCATTATTCCTTTTGGAATATTCATGGAAATTACCACGTGAATAGATTTACTCACAATTGATTTAGGAACATGCAAGTGTCATTAATGAATGACAAAAATGCcaagcactaatcacacaaaTTCCTTTGTATGCGCTGAAGTTCaggtttcttgattttaagtaaaatatgctcggatatctgaaaaaaaaaaacccttaattctttttatttttcatctcagCTGAATCCCAATTCGTAGTCACTGTTTTTTAAGCTTTTGCCAATTTGTTTTAATTGtcctttccgtccgcacttttctgtccgccctcagatcttaaaacctaccgaggctagagggctgcaaattggttcggcgatcatccatcctccaatcatctgACATAcaacattgcagccctctagcctcagcagtttttattttatgtaaggtcaaagttagccgtaatcgtgcgtctgacaacgctataggAGTGGCCACCACGTGGCCGtgtctgaaagcttcatgggccgcggctcacacagATTGAGATTGCCCCGAAATGTGCTTGTTTTATTTGTTGAGCTTCTTGCTGTcattttttggttattatttttttaaaatgtaactattttttttagcattttaaaaaCAGAAATGCTGAAATTAATGCAACTTGGTTTTGCTTTTGAGGATTCAtaggaaaataaactaaaaaaaaaaataacagactgATTGGGTGATAACGAAGCAAATGACACGGGGGAGACGAAGTCAAAATCAATTCTTATCTCTTGATAGACAGATGAATGGATGATACAGCCATCCCCAATGCATCACTTCACAAAAGCAGCTAATAGAACCCCGGTCATTCAGGTATAAGTTTTTCCCAAAGGAACTTGGCAaattttcatgtgtatatatagatgaaatatttataaaaatacatatatatacacatatatgtatgttatgtatgtatgtatatgtatatatatttatatattcctatatgtatacccatacaaatatatatgagtacataatatatatatatatatatatatgtactagtaTATGTAGTCTATatacacaatatttatatattcctatatacacacctacaaatatatatgaatgtatatatctatatatatatatatatatatatatatatatatatatatatgtgtgtgtgtgtatttatgcatatatgtatgtatgtatgtttgtacgtatATGCATACGTTAAAGAACAAATAAGATGGAACGCAATAGAAAAAACATCATTGCTTGCTAGTTACATTTATTACAGGTCTATGACGTAATAATACATTGGATTGTGTTCAGTGCCACGATTTCAAAACAGCTCggaagaatctgcattaaaatccaGAAGCAgagaaatgtgtaaaaaaaaaacaggaggagGAAAAAACGGATAATTACAAAAGTCCCAACATGTAAATAATTCCAGACGCATGCGTAGAAGGCTGTACACAAAAAGAGAGGGGGACAATCATCTTCGTCGTAGGATCGGGTAGGAGGCGAAAGGAGGAGGTCGGGTTGTTTGCGAAGGACTCCGAGGAGGAGTCCGTCACTTAATCGAAGCGGACGCCTCTCCTGCGCTGCTCCTCGGCGAAACGGATCTGCTCGATGGCGTGggcggggagtgggggggggtgtgggagGATTGGGGAATCGGCGGTGAAGCCGTTCTCGTTAGCGACGAAGCGGACCTGGACGGGTGACCCGTCGGGGAGGGTGaagctggaggaaggaagaaaataatgtTAGAAATTTTAAGATGTAGATATGTCTGTTAATGGTGCTCTAACAAATTTAACCTAGGGAAAAACAAGTTAACTTGGATGTTATTAGACGCGAAGATGATAATCGTATTTACAAAGGTTAAAATTGCTCGTACTTATTTGCAAATGATAACTGTGGGATTAACATTGCGAATTagaataattaaagataaatcttttttcattccaaacacaaaataaaacgtttgtaaattatatcaatgaGATTCATATTGCGAATTAAGTTAAGTAAGGATAAATCTCTTTTCATtccaaacaaaaaataacaactttTGCAAATGGTAACAGGGAGATTAACATtacgaattttaaaaaattcaagaaaaatattttttgtttccaaGCACAAACTAAAAATTTAGTagagaaaaatgttttatatGTGATGGTTATGAAAAAAAACCATTTGAATATAATTgcttattcttaatttttatgtTGACAGTCACATTGACAGAAAGACGGAACATAATGATATCGGCTAATTGTAGAGAGATCTTATAttagtataaagagagagagagaggctttattgTTCCAGTTAATTAAATGTATGCAATCAGACAGTAgacatgaataaaaaatgtatttagtcagaCTAAATAAAGATAGacacaaataaaaaagttattcctACAGAGTCAtcatttatatgtatgaatagagagagagagagagagagaagagagagagagagagagagagagagagagactttattgtTCAAGTTAATTAAGTGTATGCAGCCAAACGCCGGACATAAATAGAAACGTTATCAAATGTATGTAGTTAGACAGTGCACAAAAATAGACATATGtagaaaagttatttatatagaTTCATCATTTAATATgtatgactagagagagagagagagagagagagagaggaggagagagagagagaacgacggcATTTTTTCCACCGTGGTATTTAAATGTATGCAGCCAGACAGTAGACATGAAGTCAGACGATAAACAAAAATAgacacaaatagagagagagagactgtattgtTCAAGTTAATTACGTGTATGCAGCCAGATAGCAGACATAAAGTCGGAtagtaaacaaaaaaacactcaCATAGAAAAGTTATTCATATAGGTTCATAATTTAATATGTAtgaatagagagggagagagagagagtgtctcacCTGTACACTCCCTCCATGTTGCTCTGCCCAGCTGACCCGGGAGTGCCCCTGACGTTGGTGCTGATGCCGTTCTCCGTCTCGAAGGCGTAAGAGAAGCCGCCGTTCCCGTCATCCTGACGATTGTCACTCAAGATGGCGATGGGGCGGCCTGTCACTCCGGACTGGGCGGATCCCCGCCCGAATTGGGGAGAGGCCAGGGCCGCGGCCACCAGGCAGGAGATGATTACCTGAGGGCGACGCAGAAAGGGGTTTTCAACGGGGGATGGTAACCTGATTGCcttttatataagtatttataatataaagggtgtccataaagtcccagtaccattacaagtatttattgctcagaatggtactgggactttatggacaccctgtgtttgtgtctgtgtgtatatatatatatatatatatatatatatatatatatatatatatatatatatatatatatatatatatatatatatatccacaggggaaaaaataagagacggtATATAGGttcctgactggtttcgactttatttccacgCCATTGACGAAGggccggtcaggacctacaccccgtctcttatttgtcaccGGCGATATGTGTGATAagtgaatcacgtgctaaagtgattataatcatatatatatatatatgtatattgtatatgaatatatatatataggtacatagtatattatatatatatatatatcatatatatatatatatatatatatatatatatatatatatatatatatacaaaaggtaataatataaagtaaatcACTAACCAGGACGTAACAAAGAATGCAAAATACTCGTATATCACCACGATTCAATGTCATAAAGCTATCACAATCAAAACTAGCTAATCAGCCATCCACCTGATATTAGAAAACCTTAGAGATGAAAACATAAACGAATGAATAAAACGAATAGGTAATTTTAATTTCGCTGCAGAAGGAAAAAAACTTGGAGCCCCTGATGCTCCTCGCTCCATGCATGCCCTCATGGTGCAAGGACTTCGGAACACGGGTCAGAAGGTCCCGAAAGCCGTTTTCGCGGGCGTGGACTTTCGACCTGCCGAGTTGCATCTTCGCGGATTTGAAAATGTGGGATTTTGTGATGCCCACTGACGCTAATTTGGCTCGATACCCCGACCGACTCAAGTTTCGATTGTATCTTTTCGTCTTTACTGAAAGGAGTTGGAGcacaaatggtaaatttactcgTATGTATGAGATACAGCGTGTGCTTGAGACTATAGACTGAGGACCTATTGCAGAGATGGGTGGTTTGATTGTCTGTTTCATTTCGTAGTCTGATTTTTCCTTGGCGGATCAATACTCGCTGTGTGATCTACCATAGGCCTGAAATCGCTTCCTTCTAAAAGTATTTCCCAAAGTTTGAAAGAGCAAAGGAGAAAAATTCAGGTGCCGACAGCAAATGGTGAACAATGAACAGCCCAATTCAAAAGAGGAGCCTTTATAGGGGTACTTTCATTGTATTTGTCTCAGATGATATCGGTATGTAGTTTTATTACGCCTTGTTTTAAATAATCAGTAGCATCATTGTTTCTAAAAGGTGAACAAATTAGACTTCTTGACGTTGACTCAGTAAAAATGTAAAGGTATATGACGCTCGTTTTGGCTATAGCAACGATTAGCTAATGATGCTTGCCAATATTGCACACAAGCAATGAGCAAGACTGAATTTAAAAACATAACCTCTCAGTCGAAActgaaaaccttttgaaaaggAGTTCTTTGAGGTTGACTGTTAGTAAAAATGTAAAGGTATAGTACTCTTTTTTTACTATAGAAATGACAAGCTAATGATGCTTACCAATACTGCACACAAGCAATGAGCAAGAATGAATTTAAAAACATAACTCTCAGTCGAAACTGGAAACCTCTTAAAAAGGAGGAGTTCTTTGAGAACCTGAGTTTTCCATCTATGAAATTCGGACCGATACTCACAAACTTCATGTTGATGAGGAGATGAGAACTGGAGATCGTCTGCGTCTTGGGCAGCGAAGAGTGCTTGTTATATACCGTGGTGATACTGCCTGCCTGCTACAGTAGtgcccaaccccccaaccccccaaccccgcgTGGCCACCTCCGTCAGGACGTGGTTTTTGTCCTGGCGCTGCTTTTGGAAAACGCTCAAGGTCTTCTGATGACACTCGACGTCGTTATTAAACTAGTTCCTCCGGCACCGCTAGGCACACTTTCCCTCtctggtcttcttcttcttcttcttcttcatcgtatTTTTCATCTGCATTTCTTCTACTTTATTATCCATCCCCTtctggccctttttttttttttctccgcttTCGTCTTCTAAGAGGATCCACCCACATAAAATGGAAGATGAAGCAGGCTCAAGAAATTGCTTTCCAAACGGGATCTGCTCCTCCCCAACGGTCAGACCTTTGGATGTTTGACTTCCAGAGCCTCTGAAACGCAAGAGCCAGACTCACGCGCGTGCAATACATCTCAGAATAATGGTGTAGAATTTTTAAAAGGAGGATAAATTTATTAGCGATTTCAATACTAGAAGActctgaatattttaaacttGCCTTTGATCCTCGTataataccagtataccagtCACTGACCCTCTTTGACCCTACGAATGGGTGACCCAGAGCTGGTTTTAGAATTCGGATTTAATTTGGGTCTGTCAGACTAGGCACTGAAGTAATGGAAAGAGAAGggtctcatcctgagagcttagAAGCAGAACCAGACAGGAGAagtaaatgaaggaaataaagaTTTAGgttaggaaaagagagagagagagatgtgcccATCTGGGAAGGGCATCAGCATTCTTGCTCCCTGGCCATACGAGGTTTTCATTTAGATGTGGTCGAGGAGAAACTACGTGGCGAAGACCACATCACAACCACGAGATGGGTGAGGAGACTGAGGAACGTTTTGCCTAAGTGAGGTATTGAGGTAATGGCATAGGTCTTAAGTGCGTAAAAAAAATAAGGGTTATAGTTTACAGGGGGGAAAACGTTGTTGtagaaataattagaaaatgtttattaaaaacgttttcaAGACAAAGTATTGGACGGTTGAAGtagataatataacatataatataataactggaTTGATAGGTAATTAGACCGTGATTTAAGTTGCTTAAAGTTTTGGAAATAGAATGAGATGACTTACGAAAAATAATCCAATATAGCAAAAGTAACCGCAGACGAAAATCCTATTGGTTCAGCaagtgaaaaaatgcaaataaattccaaaaggaaaaattaaatttacctTTGCCATGAAGTC
Encoded proteins:
- the LOC135200037 gene encoding cuticle protein AM1199-like: MKFVIISCLVAAALASPQFGRGSAQSGVTGRPIAILSDNRQDDGNGGFSYAFETENGISTNVRGTPGSAGQSNMEGVYSFTLPDGSPVQVRFVANENGFTADSPILPHPPPLPAHAIEQIRFAEEQRRRGVRFD